The following are encoded together in the Bubalus kerabau isolate K-KA32 ecotype Philippines breed swamp buffalo chromosome 3, PCC_UOA_SB_1v2, whole genome shotgun sequence genome:
- the GPSM3 gene encoding G-protein-signaling modulator 3 yields the protein MEAERPQEEEDGEQHQGPHQDEHGWPPASSSTRPWRSAPPSPPPPGTRPTALGPRSASLLSLQTELLLDLVAEAQSRRLEEQRATFHPPKNPLSLGRALPRPLEDREQLYSTILSHQCQRMEAQRSEPPLPPGGQELLELLLRVQGGGRMEEQRSRPPTHTC from the exons ATGGAGGCTGAGAGACCCCAGGAAGAAGAGGATGGTGAGCAG CATCAGGGCCCCCATCAGGATGAGCACGGCTGGCCCCCCGCGAGCTCCAGCACTCGGCCTTGGAGGTCTGCCCctccgtcccctcctcctccagggactcgcCCTACAG ccctggggCCCCGCTCGGCCTCCCTGCTCTCCCTGCAGACCGAGCTCCTTCTGGACCTGGTGGCAGAGGCCCAGTCCCGCCGCCTAGAGGAGCAGAGAGCCACCTTCCATCCCCCCAAGAACCCCCTAAGCCTAGGTCGAGCCCTGCCCCGGCCTCTTGAGGACAGAGAACAGCTCTACAGCACCATCCTCAGTCACCAG TGCCAGCGGATGGAAGCCCAGCGGTCAGAGCCTCCCCTACCCCCAGGGGGGCAGGAGCTCCTGGAGTTGCTGCTGAGAGTTCAGGGTGGGGGTCGAATGGAGGAGCAAAGGTCCcggccccccacacacacctgctGA